The following coding sequences are from one Panthera leo isolate Ple1 chromosome E1, P.leo_Ple1_pat1.1, whole genome shotgun sequence window:
- the GEMIN4 gene encoding gem-associated protein 4 isoform X1, translated as MDLGPLNICEEMTILHGGFLLAEQLFHPKALAELTKSDWEHVGRPIVEALREISSTTAHSQPFAWKKKALIIIWAKVLQPYPVTPSDTDTRWQEDVFFSVVNMIPTINHTVLFELLKSLEASGLFIQLLMALPTTICRAELEHFLEHMSVDTSSKDVAFFLSVWWEMIKHKGNQQDPLLSQFRTMAHKYLSSSDEFSHPPKRFKSDPDVCPTMPLLAMLLTGLKQIQNRILCPGMKCYALANLADMLTVFALMENDPQEVSATVYLDKLATVISVWNLDTQNPYHQQALAEKVKEAERDISLTSLAKLPSDTVFIGLEFMCSLLREWGEELQTVLNSSQGTSYDSYRLCDSLTSFSQNLKLYLDSTSLSKEEGQVVSELAECVGDFLKKTNRVLKNKGFEKDITASIAMAIIDQKMDRHMEMCYIFASEKKWAFSDEWLACLVNNQALFQEPDLLLKLLQTVMEVTVTDRAIPESQIKQVISLILECYADLSLPDKNKVLSGTLRSWGRKGLSEKMAGLDGFQEDLNTTFNQLAQSASEQGLAKAVASVARLVILYPEITVKKMCSMAVVNLGTHKFLAQILTAFPALRFMEEQSPNPPTNFVVSCLKETVWRKFSTPKEEKQFLELLSCLMTPVKPQGIPVAALLEPDEVLKEFVLPFLMLDVKEVDLSLKIFIQTLQANASLEGYWLQTCSPFPLIFSLCQLLDCFSKYWQLPKEKRCLSLDGKDLVIHILEILCEIVLANAETFSPDTWIKSQSWLHRKLEQLDWTVRLRMKNLFEGHFKCEVPATLFEICKLSEDEWTSQAHPGYGPGTGLLAWMECCYLSSSISEQMLSLLVVDVGNPEEVRLFSKGFLVALVQVMPWCSPQEWQYLYQLTRRLLEKQLLHVPYSLEYIQFVPLLNLKPFAQELQLSVLFLRAFQFLCSQSCRNWLPMEGWSHVVRLLCNSLTNLLDSVRLIQSVGPWAQGQEQDLTQETLFFYTQVFCHVLHIMAMVHQEVCEPLYVLALEILTCYETLSKANPSVSSLLQKVNEQRFLKSIAENISPEERRQTLLQKISNF; from the exons ATGGACCTAG GACCCTTGAATATCTGCGAAGAAATGACTATTCTTCATGGAGGCTTCTTGCTCGCTGAGCAGCTGTTCCACCCCAAGGCACTGGCAGAATTGACAAAGTCTGACTGGGAGCATGTTGGGCGGCCCATTGTGGAGGCCCTAAGGGAGATCTCCTCCACCACAGCACATTCCCAGCCCTTTGCCTGGAAGAAGAAAGCTCTGATCATCATCTGGGCCAAGGTTCTTCAGCCCTACCCTGTCACCCCTTCTGACACTGACACTCGGTGGCAGGAAGATGTGTTCTTCTCAGTAGTCAACATGATCCCTACCATCAATCACACAGTGCTTTTTGAGCTGCTCAAGTCTCTGGAAGCTTCTGGACTCTTTATCCAGCTCCTGATGGCCCTGCCCACCACTATCTGCCGTGCAGAACTAGAGCACTTTTTGGAGCACATGTCTGTTGACACTTCTTCAAAGGATGTGGCCTTTTTCCTCAGTGTCTGGTGGGAAATGATAAAGCACAAAGGCAATCAGCAGGACCCCCTGCTCTCCCAGTTTAGAACAATGGCCCATAAGTACTTGTCCTCTTCAGATGAGTTCTCCCATCCTCCAAAGAGGTTTAAGTCAGACCCAGATGTGTGTCCTACTATGCCCCTATTGGCCATGCTGCTCACTGGGTTGAAACAAATCCAAAATCGAATCCTGTGCCCCGGGATGAAGTGTTATGCGCTAGCCAACTTGGCTGACATGCTGACAGTGTTTGCACTAATGGAGAACGACCCCCAGGAAGTGTCTGCAACTGTGTATCTGGACAAACTGGCCACAGTGATCTCCGTGTGGAATTTGGACACCCAGAACCCGTATCACCAACAGGCACTGGCAGAGAAGGTAAAGGAAGCAGAACGGGACATCAGCCTGACTTCCCTGGCCAAGCTCCCAAGCGACACAGTTTTCATTGGATTGGAGTTCATGTGCAGCCTGCTGcgagagtggggggaggagctgCAGACCGTGCTCAACAGCAGCCAGGGGACAAGTTATGACAGCTACCGGCTGTGTGATAGTCTGACTTCCTTCAGCCAGAACTTGAAGCTCTACCTGGATTCCACCAGCTTGTCtaaggaggaggggcaggtggtCTCTGAGCTGGCAGAGTGTGTAGGGGACttcctaaagaaaacaaacagggtgcTGAAGAACAAGGGCTTCGAGAAGGACATCACTGCCTCGATTGCCATGGCCATCATCGACCAGAAGATGGACCGGCATATGGAAATGTGCTACATTTTTGCTTCTGAGAAGAAGTGGGCTTTCTCAGATGAGTGGCTAGCCTGCCTGGTAAATAACCAGGCTCTCTTCCAAGAGCCGGACTTGTTGTTAAAGCTGTTGCAAACGGTGATGGAAGTCACCGTGACAGACAGAGCCATCCCTGAATCTCAGATCAAACAAGTGATCAGCCTGATCCTGGAATGTTATGCAGACCTCTCACTGCCAGACAAGAATAAAGTCCTATCAGGCACCCTGCGCTCCTGGGGGCGAAAGGGTCTGTCTGAGAAGATGGCTGGCTTGGACGGGTTTCAGGAAGACCTCAATACAACTTTTAACCAGCTCGCACAGAGTGCCTCTGAACAGGGCTTAGCTAAAGCTGTAGCTTCTGTGGCTCGCCTGGTAATTCTGTACCCAGAGATCACAGTGAAGAAAATGTGCAGCATGGCTGTGGTCAATCTTGGCACTCACAAGTTCCTGGCTCAGATTCTCACTGCCTTCCCTGCCCTTAGGTTCATGGAAGAGCAGAGTCCAAATCCACCCACCAATTTTGTGGTGTCATGCCTCAAAGAAACCGTCTGGAGAAAGTTCTCTACACCcaaggaagaaaagcaatttttggAGCTCCTGAGCTGTCTCATGACCCCTGTGAAGCCCCAGGGTATCCCAGTTGCTGCTCTTCTTGAGCCAGATGAAGTGCTAAAAGAGTTCGTCCTGCCCTTCTTGATGCTAGATGTCAAAGAGGTGGACCTCAGTTTGAAGATCTTCATCCAGACTCTCCAAGCAAATGCATCTTTAGAGGGATACTGGCTGCAGACCTGTTCTCCGTTCCCTCTCATCTTCAGCTTGTGCCAGCTGCTGGATTGCTTCAGCAAATACTGGCAGCTCCCCAAAGAGAAGCGGTGCCTCTCTTTGGATGGGAAGGATTTGGTGATCCATATTCTGGAGATCCTCTGTGAGATTGTATTGGCTAATGCTGAGACCTTCTCCCCGGACACATGGATCAAGTCCCAGTCTTGGCTCCACCGGAAGCTGGAACAGCTCGATTGGACAGTGCGCTTGAGAATGAAGAACCTCTTTGAGGGCCACTTCAAGTGTGAGGTGCCGGCCACACTTTTTGAGATCTGTAAGCTTTCTGAGGACGAGTGGACCTCCCAGGCCCACCCTGGGTACGGGCCAGGCACAGGGCTTCTTGCCTGGATGGAGTGCTGCTACCTCTCCAGCAGCATCTCTGAGCAGATGCTTTCCCTCTTGGTGGTAGATGTGGGCAACCCTGAGGAGGTCAGATTGTTCAGCAAGGGTTTTCTGGTGGCCCTGGTACAAGTCATGCCTTGGTGCAGCCCCCAGGAGTGGCAGTACCTTTACCAGTTGACCAGGAGACTATTGGAGAAACAGCTCCTACATGTCCCTTATAGCCTGGAATATATTCAGTTTGTTCCTCTGCTCAACCTGAAGCCCTTTGCCCAGGAGCTCCAACTCTCTGTACTCTTTCTGAGAGCCTTCCAGTTTCTCTGCAGCCAGAGTTGTCGTAATTGGCTTCCTATGGAAGGCTGGAGCCATGTGGTCAGACTTCTCTGTAACAGTCTGACCAACCTCCTGGACTCCGTTAGGTTGATACAGTCAGTTGGTCCTTGGGCTCAAGGACAAGAACAGGACCTGACCCAGGAAACCCTGTTTTTTTATACCCAGGTATTCTGTCATGTTCTGCACATCATGGCCATGGTCCACCAAGAGGTGTGTGAACCTCTCTACGTCTTGGCCTTGGAAATCCTCACCTGCTACGAAACCCTGAGCAAGGCCAACCCTTCTGTTAGTTCCTTGCTCCAGAAGGTAAATGAGCAGCGTTTCTTAAAGTCCATCGCCGAGAACATTAGCCCTGAGGAGCGGCGCCAAACCCTGCTGCAGAAGATCAGCAACTTCTGA
- the GEMIN4 gene encoding gem-associated protein 4 isoform X3 — MDLGPLNICEEMTILHGGFLLAEQLFHPKALAELTKSDWEHVGRPIVEALREISSTTAHSQPFAWKKKALIIIWAKVLQPYPVTPSDTDTRWQEDVFFSVVNMIPTINHTVLFELLKSLEASGLFIQLLMALPTTICRAELEHFLEHMSVDTSSKDVAFFLSVWWEMIKHKGNQQDPLLSQFRTMAHKYLSSSDEFSHPPKRFKSDPDVCPTMPLLAMLLTGLKQIQNRILCPGMKCYALANLADMLTVFALMENDPQEVSATVYLDKLATVISVWNLDTQNPYHQQALAEKVKEAERDISLTSLAKLPSDTVFIGLEFMCSLLREWGEELQTVLNSSQGTSYDSYRLCDSLTSFSQNLKLYLDSTSLSKEEGQVVSELAECVGDFLKKTNRVLKNKGFEKDITASIAMAIIDQKMDRHMEMCYIFASEKKWAFSDEWLACLVNNQALFQEPDLLLKLLQTVMEVTVTDRAIPESQIKQVISLILECYADLSLPDKNKVLSGTLRSWGRKGLSEKMAGLDGFQEDLNTTFNQLAQSASEQGLAKAVASVARLVILYPEITVKKMCSMAVVNLGTHKFLAQILTAFPALRFMEEQSPNPPTNFVVSCLKETVWRKFSTPKEEKQFLELLSCLMTPVKPQGIPVAALLEPDEVLKEFVLPFLMLDVKEVDLSLKIFIQTLQANASLEGYWLQTCSPFPLIFSLCQLLDCFSKYWQLPKEKRCLSLDGKDLVIHILEILCEIVLANAETFSPDTWIKSQSWLHRKLEQLDWTVRLRMKNLFEGHFKCEVFCHVLHIMAMVHQEVCEPLYVLALEILTCYETLSKANPSVSSLLQKVNEQRFLKSIAENISPEERRQTLLQKISNF; from the exons ATGGACCTAG GACCCTTGAATATCTGCGAAGAAATGACTATTCTTCATGGAGGCTTCTTGCTCGCTGAGCAGCTGTTCCACCCCAAGGCACTGGCAGAATTGACAAAGTCTGACTGGGAGCATGTTGGGCGGCCCATTGTGGAGGCCCTAAGGGAGATCTCCTCCACCACAGCACATTCCCAGCCCTTTGCCTGGAAGAAGAAAGCTCTGATCATCATCTGGGCCAAGGTTCTTCAGCCCTACCCTGTCACCCCTTCTGACACTGACACTCGGTGGCAGGAAGATGTGTTCTTCTCAGTAGTCAACATGATCCCTACCATCAATCACACAGTGCTTTTTGAGCTGCTCAAGTCTCTGGAAGCTTCTGGACTCTTTATCCAGCTCCTGATGGCCCTGCCCACCACTATCTGCCGTGCAGAACTAGAGCACTTTTTGGAGCACATGTCTGTTGACACTTCTTCAAAGGATGTGGCCTTTTTCCTCAGTGTCTGGTGGGAAATGATAAAGCACAAAGGCAATCAGCAGGACCCCCTGCTCTCCCAGTTTAGAACAATGGCCCATAAGTACTTGTCCTCTTCAGATGAGTTCTCCCATCCTCCAAAGAGGTTTAAGTCAGACCCAGATGTGTGTCCTACTATGCCCCTATTGGCCATGCTGCTCACTGGGTTGAAACAAATCCAAAATCGAATCCTGTGCCCCGGGATGAAGTGTTATGCGCTAGCCAACTTGGCTGACATGCTGACAGTGTTTGCACTAATGGAGAACGACCCCCAGGAAGTGTCTGCAACTGTGTATCTGGACAAACTGGCCACAGTGATCTCCGTGTGGAATTTGGACACCCAGAACCCGTATCACCAACAGGCACTGGCAGAGAAGGTAAAGGAAGCAGAACGGGACATCAGCCTGACTTCCCTGGCCAAGCTCCCAAGCGACACAGTTTTCATTGGATTGGAGTTCATGTGCAGCCTGCTGcgagagtggggggaggagctgCAGACCGTGCTCAACAGCAGCCAGGGGACAAGTTATGACAGCTACCGGCTGTGTGATAGTCTGACTTCCTTCAGCCAGAACTTGAAGCTCTACCTGGATTCCACCAGCTTGTCtaaggaggaggggcaggtggtCTCTGAGCTGGCAGAGTGTGTAGGGGACttcctaaagaaaacaaacagggtgcTGAAGAACAAGGGCTTCGAGAAGGACATCACTGCCTCGATTGCCATGGCCATCATCGACCAGAAGATGGACCGGCATATGGAAATGTGCTACATTTTTGCTTCTGAGAAGAAGTGGGCTTTCTCAGATGAGTGGCTAGCCTGCCTGGTAAATAACCAGGCTCTCTTCCAAGAGCCGGACTTGTTGTTAAAGCTGTTGCAAACGGTGATGGAAGTCACCGTGACAGACAGAGCCATCCCTGAATCTCAGATCAAACAAGTGATCAGCCTGATCCTGGAATGTTATGCAGACCTCTCACTGCCAGACAAGAATAAAGTCCTATCAGGCACCCTGCGCTCCTGGGGGCGAAAGGGTCTGTCTGAGAAGATGGCTGGCTTGGACGGGTTTCAGGAAGACCTCAATACAACTTTTAACCAGCTCGCACAGAGTGCCTCTGAACAGGGCTTAGCTAAAGCTGTAGCTTCTGTGGCTCGCCTGGTAATTCTGTACCCAGAGATCACAGTGAAGAAAATGTGCAGCATGGCTGTGGTCAATCTTGGCACTCACAAGTTCCTGGCTCAGATTCTCACTGCCTTCCCTGCCCTTAGGTTCATGGAAGAGCAGAGTCCAAATCCACCCACCAATTTTGTGGTGTCATGCCTCAAAGAAACCGTCTGGAGAAAGTTCTCTACACCcaaggaagaaaagcaatttttggAGCTCCTGAGCTGTCTCATGACCCCTGTGAAGCCCCAGGGTATCCCAGTTGCTGCTCTTCTTGAGCCAGATGAAGTGCTAAAAGAGTTCGTCCTGCCCTTCTTGATGCTAGATGTCAAAGAGGTGGACCTCAGTTTGAAGATCTTCATCCAGACTCTCCAAGCAAATGCATCTTTAGAGGGATACTGGCTGCAGACCTGTTCTCCGTTCCCTCTCATCTTCAGCTTGTGCCAGCTGCTGGATTGCTTCAGCAAATACTGGCAGCTCCCCAAAGAGAAGCGGTGCCTCTCTTTGGATGGGAAGGATTTGGTGATCCATATTCTGGAGATCCTCTGTGAGATTGTATTGGCTAATGCTGAGACCTTCTCCCCGGACACATGGATCAAGTCCCAGTCTTGGCTCCACCGGAAGCTGGAACAGCTCGATTGGACAGTGCGCTTGAGAATGAAGAACCTCTTTGAGGGCCACTTCAAGTGTGAG GTATTCTGTCATGTTCTGCACATCATGGCCATGGTCCACCAAGAGGTGTGTGAACCTCTCTACGTCTTGGCCTTGGAAATCCTCACCTGCTACGAAACCCTGAGCAAGGCCAACCCTTCTGTTAGTTCCTTGCTCCAGAAGGTAAATGAGCAGCGTTTCTTAAAGTCCATCGCCGAGAACATTAGCCCTGAGGAGCGGCGCCAAACCCTGCTGCAGAAGATCAGCAACTTCTGA
- the GEMIN4 gene encoding gem-associated protein 4 isoform X2 translates to MTILHGGFLLAEQLFHPKALAELTKSDWEHVGRPIVEALREISSTTAHSQPFAWKKKALIIIWAKVLQPYPVTPSDTDTRWQEDVFFSVVNMIPTINHTVLFELLKSLEASGLFIQLLMALPTTICRAELEHFLEHMSVDTSSKDVAFFLSVWWEMIKHKGNQQDPLLSQFRTMAHKYLSSSDEFSHPPKRFKSDPDVCPTMPLLAMLLTGLKQIQNRILCPGMKCYALANLADMLTVFALMENDPQEVSATVYLDKLATVISVWNLDTQNPYHQQALAEKVKEAERDISLTSLAKLPSDTVFIGLEFMCSLLREWGEELQTVLNSSQGTSYDSYRLCDSLTSFSQNLKLYLDSTSLSKEEGQVVSELAECVGDFLKKTNRVLKNKGFEKDITASIAMAIIDQKMDRHMEMCYIFASEKKWAFSDEWLACLVNNQALFQEPDLLLKLLQTVMEVTVTDRAIPESQIKQVISLILECYADLSLPDKNKVLSGTLRSWGRKGLSEKMAGLDGFQEDLNTTFNQLAQSASEQGLAKAVASVARLVILYPEITVKKMCSMAVVNLGTHKFLAQILTAFPALRFMEEQSPNPPTNFVVSCLKETVWRKFSTPKEEKQFLELLSCLMTPVKPQGIPVAALLEPDEVLKEFVLPFLMLDVKEVDLSLKIFIQTLQANASLEGYWLQTCSPFPLIFSLCQLLDCFSKYWQLPKEKRCLSLDGKDLVIHILEILCEIVLANAETFSPDTWIKSQSWLHRKLEQLDWTVRLRMKNLFEGHFKCEVPATLFEICKLSEDEWTSQAHPGYGPGTGLLAWMECCYLSSSISEQMLSLLVVDVGNPEEVRLFSKGFLVALVQVMPWCSPQEWQYLYQLTRRLLEKQLLHVPYSLEYIQFVPLLNLKPFAQELQLSVLFLRAFQFLCSQSCRNWLPMEGWSHVVRLLCNSLTNLLDSVRLIQSVGPWAQGQEQDLTQETLFFYTQVFCHVLHIMAMVHQEVCEPLYVLALEILTCYETLSKANPSVSSLLQKVNEQRFLKSIAENISPEERRQTLLQKISNF, encoded by the coding sequence ATGACTATTCTTCATGGAGGCTTCTTGCTCGCTGAGCAGCTGTTCCACCCCAAGGCACTGGCAGAATTGACAAAGTCTGACTGGGAGCATGTTGGGCGGCCCATTGTGGAGGCCCTAAGGGAGATCTCCTCCACCACAGCACATTCCCAGCCCTTTGCCTGGAAGAAGAAAGCTCTGATCATCATCTGGGCCAAGGTTCTTCAGCCCTACCCTGTCACCCCTTCTGACACTGACACTCGGTGGCAGGAAGATGTGTTCTTCTCAGTAGTCAACATGATCCCTACCATCAATCACACAGTGCTTTTTGAGCTGCTCAAGTCTCTGGAAGCTTCTGGACTCTTTATCCAGCTCCTGATGGCCCTGCCCACCACTATCTGCCGTGCAGAACTAGAGCACTTTTTGGAGCACATGTCTGTTGACACTTCTTCAAAGGATGTGGCCTTTTTCCTCAGTGTCTGGTGGGAAATGATAAAGCACAAAGGCAATCAGCAGGACCCCCTGCTCTCCCAGTTTAGAACAATGGCCCATAAGTACTTGTCCTCTTCAGATGAGTTCTCCCATCCTCCAAAGAGGTTTAAGTCAGACCCAGATGTGTGTCCTACTATGCCCCTATTGGCCATGCTGCTCACTGGGTTGAAACAAATCCAAAATCGAATCCTGTGCCCCGGGATGAAGTGTTATGCGCTAGCCAACTTGGCTGACATGCTGACAGTGTTTGCACTAATGGAGAACGACCCCCAGGAAGTGTCTGCAACTGTGTATCTGGACAAACTGGCCACAGTGATCTCCGTGTGGAATTTGGACACCCAGAACCCGTATCACCAACAGGCACTGGCAGAGAAGGTAAAGGAAGCAGAACGGGACATCAGCCTGACTTCCCTGGCCAAGCTCCCAAGCGACACAGTTTTCATTGGATTGGAGTTCATGTGCAGCCTGCTGcgagagtggggggaggagctgCAGACCGTGCTCAACAGCAGCCAGGGGACAAGTTATGACAGCTACCGGCTGTGTGATAGTCTGACTTCCTTCAGCCAGAACTTGAAGCTCTACCTGGATTCCACCAGCTTGTCtaaggaggaggggcaggtggtCTCTGAGCTGGCAGAGTGTGTAGGGGACttcctaaagaaaacaaacagggtgcTGAAGAACAAGGGCTTCGAGAAGGACATCACTGCCTCGATTGCCATGGCCATCATCGACCAGAAGATGGACCGGCATATGGAAATGTGCTACATTTTTGCTTCTGAGAAGAAGTGGGCTTTCTCAGATGAGTGGCTAGCCTGCCTGGTAAATAACCAGGCTCTCTTCCAAGAGCCGGACTTGTTGTTAAAGCTGTTGCAAACGGTGATGGAAGTCACCGTGACAGACAGAGCCATCCCTGAATCTCAGATCAAACAAGTGATCAGCCTGATCCTGGAATGTTATGCAGACCTCTCACTGCCAGACAAGAATAAAGTCCTATCAGGCACCCTGCGCTCCTGGGGGCGAAAGGGTCTGTCTGAGAAGATGGCTGGCTTGGACGGGTTTCAGGAAGACCTCAATACAACTTTTAACCAGCTCGCACAGAGTGCCTCTGAACAGGGCTTAGCTAAAGCTGTAGCTTCTGTGGCTCGCCTGGTAATTCTGTACCCAGAGATCACAGTGAAGAAAATGTGCAGCATGGCTGTGGTCAATCTTGGCACTCACAAGTTCCTGGCTCAGATTCTCACTGCCTTCCCTGCCCTTAGGTTCATGGAAGAGCAGAGTCCAAATCCACCCACCAATTTTGTGGTGTCATGCCTCAAAGAAACCGTCTGGAGAAAGTTCTCTACACCcaaggaagaaaagcaatttttggAGCTCCTGAGCTGTCTCATGACCCCTGTGAAGCCCCAGGGTATCCCAGTTGCTGCTCTTCTTGAGCCAGATGAAGTGCTAAAAGAGTTCGTCCTGCCCTTCTTGATGCTAGATGTCAAAGAGGTGGACCTCAGTTTGAAGATCTTCATCCAGACTCTCCAAGCAAATGCATCTTTAGAGGGATACTGGCTGCAGACCTGTTCTCCGTTCCCTCTCATCTTCAGCTTGTGCCAGCTGCTGGATTGCTTCAGCAAATACTGGCAGCTCCCCAAAGAGAAGCGGTGCCTCTCTTTGGATGGGAAGGATTTGGTGATCCATATTCTGGAGATCCTCTGTGAGATTGTATTGGCTAATGCTGAGACCTTCTCCCCGGACACATGGATCAAGTCCCAGTCTTGGCTCCACCGGAAGCTGGAACAGCTCGATTGGACAGTGCGCTTGAGAATGAAGAACCTCTTTGAGGGCCACTTCAAGTGTGAGGTGCCGGCCACACTTTTTGAGATCTGTAAGCTTTCTGAGGACGAGTGGACCTCCCAGGCCCACCCTGGGTACGGGCCAGGCACAGGGCTTCTTGCCTGGATGGAGTGCTGCTACCTCTCCAGCAGCATCTCTGAGCAGATGCTTTCCCTCTTGGTGGTAGATGTGGGCAACCCTGAGGAGGTCAGATTGTTCAGCAAGGGTTTTCTGGTGGCCCTGGTACAAGTCATGCCTTGGTGCAGCCCCCAGGAGTGGCAGTACCTTTACCAGTTGACCAGGAGACTATTGGAGAAACAGCTCCTACATGTCCCTTATAGCCTGGAATATATTCAGTTTGTTCCTCTGCTCAACCTGAAGCCCTTTGCCCAGGAGCTCCAACTCTCTGTACTCTTTCTGAGAGCCTTCCAGTTTCTCTGCAGCCAGAGTTGTCGTAATTGGCTTCCTATGGAAGGCTGGAGCCATGTGGTCAGACTTCTCTGTAACAGTCTGACCAACCTCCTGGACTCCGTTAGGTTGATACAGTCAGTTGGTCCTTGGGCTCAAGGACAAGAACAGGACCTGACCCAGGAAACCCTGTTTTTTTATACCCAGGTATTCTGTCATGTTCTGCACATCATGGCCATGGTCCACCAAGAGGTGTGTGAACCTCTCTACGTCTTGGCCTTGGAAATCCTCACCTGCTACGAAACCCTGAGCAAGGCCAACCCTTCTGTTAGTTCCTTGCTCCAGAAGGTAAATGAGCAGCGTTTCTTAAAGTCCATCGCCGAGAACATTAGCCCTGAGGAGCGGCGCCAAACCCTGCTGCAGAAGATCAGCAACTTCTGA
- the LOC122206409 gene encoding diazepam-binding inhibitor-like 5 → MCQVEFEMACAAVKQLKGPVSDQEKLLVYSFYKQATQGDCNIPAPPATDVKAKAKWEAWNENKGMSKMDAMRIYVAKVEELKKNDSG, encoded by the coding sequence ATGTGCCAAGTAGAGTTTGAGATGGCCTGCGCTGCTGTCAAGCAGTTGAAGGGACCTGTGAGTGATCAGGAGAAACTGTTGGTGTACAGCTTCTACAAACAGGCCACCCAGGGCGACTGCAACATCCCTGCCCCACCTGCCACAGATGTGAAAGCCAAGGCCAAGTGGGAGGCATGGAACGAGAACAAAGGGATGTCCAAGATGGATGCCATGAGGATCTATGTTGCCAAAGTggaagaactgaagaaaaatgaCAGTGGATAA